In the Nitrospirae bacterium CG2_30_53_67 genome, CGCTGAATCGCGGCATGGAGATATTCGATCTCTCCTGCAAGAGCGGAGAGGGGCTGATTGACTGGATCCAATGGCTGGAGAAAAGGATGGGCCGGCTCCATTGAGTTTTTAAAAGGCCTGCGCGATCTTCGCAGCGGGGAGATTTCTCGGGTATGGCGCAGAGGACGGAATCGGAAATCAAAAGGCTGCGGATCGAGGTGAAGGGCGTGGTCCAGGGGGTCGGCTTCAGGCCTTTTGTCTATCATCTGGCCCGCTCCAACCGGCTCAACGGCTACGTGATGAACTCCTCTTCCGGCGTGGTGATCGAGGTTGAAGGCGCCGCCACGGATGCCTTCATGGCATCGTTCCGGAGGACCCCTCCTCCCCTCGCCCGGATCATGAGCGTCCATACCGAGGAACTCTCGCTTAGGGGAGACGGGGATTTTCAAATCCGACCGAGTCTAAACCTGGGCGAGTCCACCCAGGTTTCGCCCGATGCCTCCATTTGCGATGATTGCCTCTCTGAAATGCTGGACCCCGGCGACAGACGTTATCTCTATCCTTTTATCAATTGCACGGACTGCGGGCCCCGTTACACCATCACCCGTGCGGTGCCCTACGACCGCCCTAACACGACCATGTCTCCCTTTCTCATGTGCCCGGCCTGCCTCAAGGAATATGAAAATCCTGCAGACCGGCGCTTTCATGCGCAACCCAACGCCTGTTCCCTCTGCGGCCCCCAAGTTCTTTTCCTCCGCGACGGAAGGCAGGAAACCGGGCGGGAGGCCGTGAACGCGACGATCAGGGCCTTGAAAGAGGGTTTGATCGTGGCGGTGAAAGGACTCGGCGGGTTCCATCTGGCGGTCGATGCGGAAAACGCCGAGGCTGTTGAAAGACTGAGGCGGCGCAAGCGGAAGAACAACAAGGCCTTTGCGCTCATGGCGCCCGACATGGAGCATGTGCGGCGCTATTGCCGGCTCTCTCCGGAGGAGGAGGCCTTTCTGCTCTCAAGGGAACGACCGATTCTTCTCCTGCGGAGACGTGAAGACGTACGGATGCATGAGCAGGTCGCGCCCGGCGCCCCGGACCTTGGATTCATGCTCCCTTACACGCCCCTTCACGTCCTGCTCTTCCGTCAGCCGCAGGAGGGAAATCCCGGTCAGTGCCCGAACTTCCGGGCTCTGATCATGACCAGTGGAAACATGAGTGAAGAACCGATCATCAAGGAGAACGCAGGGGCCGCCGAAAAACTCTCTCCCCTCGCGGATGCCTTCCTTTTTCATGACCGGGAGATTTTCATGCGCGTCGATGACTCCGTTGTACGGCTCGACGGCGGTCGTCCACGGTTCATACGGAGGGCTCGGGGCTATGTGCCGGTTTCAATCTTTCTTGGAGAGGATGGGCCTGAAGTTCTGGCCTGCGGCGCAGACCTGAAGAACACCTTCACCCTCACCCAAGGGGACTCGGCCATTGTGAGCCAGCACATCGGAGACATGGAGAACCTGGAGACCCTTGAGTTCTTTGAAGAGACGCTGAACAATCTCAAAGAGGTCTATCGCATCTCACCGAGGGCCATCGCGCACGACCTTCACCCGGGATACTTTTCCACCCGCTGGGCGTTGGAGCAGACAGGCGTTCTTAGGGTCGCCATTCAGCACCATTACGCGCACATCGGATCGGTCATGGCGGAACAGGGAATCAGAAAAAAAGTGATCGGTGTGGCCCTGGACGGCACGGGATATGGAACCGACGGAACGATATGGGGCGGCGAGTTCCTGGTGGCCGATCTCCGGGGATTCGAACGGGCCGCCTCGTTTAAGCCCATCCCCCTTCCCGGCGGAGAAGCCGCCGTAAAAGCTCCATGGGTCATGGCCGTCAGCTATGTGAAGGATCTCTTCGGATCCGATGCCCTCTCTTATCTCGATGCCCTGGGATTCCTGGGGAAATTCGGCGCCCGGACGGTCGGTAATGTGCTGAAGCTGACTGAGAATCCCGGCCTCTCACCGCAGACCTCATCGGCGGGCCGGCTCTTCGACGCGGTCTCCTCTCTGCTGGGCCTGAGAGACAGCAACACCTATGAAGGGGAGGCCGCCATGGCCCTCGAGTCCGGCGCAAGCTCAGGGCGGCACGGGCGCTATCCCTTCCGGATATCAGAGGGAGCGCATCCGGAGATTGACTTCTCCGAAACCCTGACCGCGCTGATTCAAGACCGCATAGAGAAGAGAGACGCCGGCGCTATCGCCGCCATGTTTCACAACACGGTGGCCCAAGCCGTCTGCGATATGGTGATCAGAATATCGGAAGCCACCGGCATCCGGCAGGTCGTCCTGAGCGGGGGAGTCTTCCAAAACAGGCTGATCCTGAAGGAGGTCATGGAGGCATTGTGCCGGCGGGGTCTTCGTCCCTGCACCAATGAAAAGGTACCGTGCAATGACGGCGGGGTCTCGCTGGGACAGGCCTATCTCTTAAGGGAGCGTATGAAAAAAGGAGACGGGGAGATCCGATGAATTTCGACACCCGGCAGGTTAGCGGGAAAATAGGGGAGATGATGCAGTCCATAGGTCGGCCGGTGAAACTGATGGAAGTCTGCGGCACCCATACCATGGCCATCTTCCGTCACGGGATCCGCTCCCTTCTGCCCGAATCCATTCATCTGCTGAGCGGACCGGGCTGCCCCGTTTGTGTGACTTCCTTAGGCGACATCGAGGCGGCCGTCTCTCTGGCGCAAACGAAGGGGGTTCTCCTAACCACATTCGGCGACATGATGAGAGTTCCCGGAAGAAAGCGCTCTCTCGGCGAAGTCAAGGCC is a window encoding:
- a CDS encoding carbamoyltransferase HypF — its product is MAQRTESEIKRLRIEVKGVVQGVGFRPFVYHLARSNRLNGYVMNSSSGVVIEVEGAATDAFMASFRRTPPPLARIMSVHTEELSLRGDGDFQIRPSLNLGESTQVSPDASICDDCLSEMLDPGDRRYLYPFINCTDCGPRYTITRAVPYDRPNTTMSPFLMCPACLKEYENPADRRFHAQPNACSLCGPQVLFLRDGRQETGREAVNATIRALKEGLIVAVKGLGGFHLAVDAENAEAVERLRRRKRKNNKAFALMAPDMEHVRRYCRLSPEEEAFLLSRERPILLLRRREDVRMHEQVAPGAPDLGFMLPYTPLHVLLFRQPQEGNPGQCPNFRALIMTSGNMSEEPIIKENAGAAEKLSPLADAFLFHDREIFMRVDDSVVRLDGGRPRFIRRARGYVPVSIFLGEDGPEVLACGADLKNTFTLTQGDSAIVSQHIGDMENLETLEFFEETLNNLKEVYRISPRAIAHDLHPGYFSTRWALEQTGVLRVAIQHHYAHIGSVMAEQGIRKKVIGVALDGTGYGTDGTIWGGEFLVADLRGFERAASFKPIPLPGGEAAVKAPWVMAVSYVKDLFGSDALSYLDALGFLGKFGARTVGNVLKLTENPGLSPQTSSAGRLFDAVSSLLGLRDSNTYEGEAAMALESGASSGRHGRYPFRISEGAHPEIDFSETLTALIQDRIEKRDAGAIAAMFHNTVAQAVCDMVIRISEATGIRQVVLSGGVFQNRLILKEVMEALCRRGLRPCTNEKVPCNDGGVSLGQAYLLRERMKKGDGEIR